Proteins found in one Helicobacter sp. NHP19-003 genomic segment:
- a CDS encoding outer membrane protein, translating into MYFKRFGLGVWGLCALVSVAVAEKNGVYVSGGLQYTLVKTTISRGMYANEAQPFALSGYTPGMSNMYGFSLNAGYKMFFGKLERRNGVRVYAFYDYGYDNPSFNGPRLNDNVYGVGADYLFDFIDKRQMQVGFFMGFAFAGSSWSNSGASYVKSLAKYPGVSENFSYFQIPVNVGVRANVSKHQGFEFGLKIPLVRNYYFRSTAPGGIYGLTFQRSVVLYGNYVYNF; encoded by the coding sequence ATGTATTTTAAGAGATTTGGGCTTGGTGTGTGGGGTTTGTGTGCGCTGGTGAGTGTGGCTGTTGCCGAGAAAAATGGCGTGTATGTGTCGGGCGGTTTACAATACACCTTAGTGAAAACCACGATTTCTAGGGGGATGTATGCCAATGAGGCACAACCTTTTGCCTTAAGCGGTTACACCCCAGGGATGAGCAACATGTATGGCTTTAGCCTCAATGCCGGCTATAAAATGTTCTTTGGCAAGCTGGAGAGGCGCAATGGGGTGCGTGTCTATGCCTTTTACGACTACGGCTACGACAACCCCAGCTTTAATGGCCCCCGCTTGAACGACAATGTCTATGGCGTGGGGGCGGACTATCTCTTTGACTTCATAGACAAACGCCAAATGCAAGTGGGCTTTTTCATGGGATTTGCCTTTGCCGGGAGTTCGTGGAGCAACTCGGGGGCTTCTTATGTCAAAAGCCTAGCCAAATACCCCGGGGTGAGCGAGAATTTCAGCTATTTTCAAATCCCCGTCAATGTGGGCGTACGGGCAAATGTCAGCAAGCACCAAGGCTTTGAATTTGGGCTAAAGATCCCTTTAGTGCGTAATTACTACTTCCGCTCCACAGCCCCCGGGGGCATTTATGGCCTGACCTTCCAAAGAAGTGTCGTGCTGTATGGCAATTATGTTTATAATTTTTAA